One window of the Mycobacterium xenopi genome contains the following:
- a CDS encoding MoaD/ThiS family protein: MSVIVSIPTILRPHTKGQKRVEASGDTLRAVISDLEASYSGISERLVENGKLHRFVNIYVNDEDVRFSGGLDTAISDGDTVTILPAVAGG, encoded by the coding sequence ATGAGCGTCATCGTGTCAATCCCCACCATCCTGCGGCCCCACACCAAGGGGCAAAAACGTGTCGAAGCAAGCGGGGACACGCTGCGCGCGGTCATCAGCGACCTGGAAGCCAGCTACTCGGGCATCTCCGAGCGGCTGGTCGAAAACGGCAAACTGCACCGCTTCGTCAACATCTACGTCAACGACGAGGACGTCCGGTTTTCCGGCGGCCTGGACACTGCGATCTCCGACGGCGACACGGTCACCATCCTGCCGGCCGTCGCCGGTGGCTGA
- a CDS encoding cysteine synthase yields MTRYDSLLAALGNTPLVGLPRLSPRWDDGPDGPHVRLWAKLEDRNPTGSIKDRPALRMIEQAEADGLLSPGATILEPTSGNTGISLAVAARLRGYRLICVMPENTSVERRQLLELYGARIIFSPAKGGSNTAVAKAKELAAANPSWVMLYQYGNPANTDSHYHGTGPELLADLPEITHFVAGLGTTGTLMGTGRYLRERVPDVRIVAAEPRYGEGVYALRNIDEGFVPELYDPDVLTTRYSVGSADAVRRTRELIDVEGIFAGISTGAVLHAALGVAAKALAAKERADIAFVVADAGWKYLSTGAYTGSLDEAEQALEGQLWA; encoded by the coding sequence GTGACCAGATACGACTCGCTGCTGGCCGCGTTGGGCAATACGCCGTTGGTCGGTTTGCCGCGCCTGTCGCCGCGCTGGGACGACGGGCCCGACGGCCCTCACGTGCGGCTGTGGGCCAAACTCGAAGACCGCAACCCGACCGGCTCGATCAAAGACCGTCCGGCGTTGCGAATGATCGAGCAGGCTGAGGCCGACGGGCTGCTGTCGCCCGGGGCGACGATTCTCGAACCGACCAGCGGCAACACCGGGATCTCGCTGGCGGTCGCGGCGAGGCTCAGGGGTTACCGGCTGATCTGTGTGATGCCGGAAAACACCTCTGTCGAACGGCGTCAGCTACTTGAGCTGTACGGCGCGCGGATCATCTTCTCGCCGGCAAAGGGCGGCTCCAACACCGCGGTCGCCAAAGCCAAGGAGCTGGCCGCGGCCAACCCGTCGTGGGTGATGCTCTACCAGTACGGCAACCCGGCCAACACCGACTCGCACTACCACGGCACCGGTCCCGAGCTGCTGGCCGACTTGCCCGAGATCACCCACTTCGTCGCCGGACTGGGCACTACCGGCACCCTGATGGGCACCGGACGGTACCTGCGTGAGCGGGTGCCTGACGTGCGGATCGTGGCAGCGGAGCCACGCTACGGCGAGGGGGTCTACGCGCTGCGCAATATCGACGAGGGCTTCGTGCCCGAACTGTACGACCCCGACGTGTTGACCACTCGCTACTCGGTCGGTTCGGCCGATGCCGTGCGCCGCACCCGGGAATTGATCGACGTCGAAGGCATCTTTGCGGGCATTTCCACCGGCGCGGTGCTGCACGCCGCCCTAGGGGTGGCCGCGAAGGCGCTGGCGGCAAAGGAGCGAGCCGACATCGCGTTCGTGGTCGCCGACGCGGGGTGGAAGTACCTGTCCACCGGTGCCTACACCGGTAGCCTTGACGAGGCTGAGCAAGCGCTGGAAGGGCAGCTATGGGCGTAA
- a CDS encoding rhomboid family intramembrane serine protease, with protein sequence MTQPARYPAAQQSGKRPRWKVGGATIISFVALLYVAELVDQLDGHALDRNGIRPLETDGLWGIIFAPLLHANWAHLMANTGPALVLGFLVTLSGLARFVWATAIVWIIGGFGTWLIGNVGSVCGETDHIGASGLIFGWLMFLVVFGFFTRNPWQIVVGLLVLFFYGGILWGAVPVLNMCGGVSWQAHLCGGLAGVLAAYLLSGPERAARARRTARPVRK encoded by the coding sequence ATGACGCAGCCAGCGCGATATCCGGCCGCACAGCAAAGCGGGAAACGGCCCCGGTGGAAGGTCGGCGGGGCCACGATCATCAGTTTTGTGGCGCTACTCTACGTCGCCGAGCTGGTCGATCAGCTCGACGGCCATGCCCTGGACCGCAACGGCATCCGGCCGCTGGAGACCGACGGTCTGTGGGGCATTATCTTCGCGCCGCTGCTGCACGCCAACTGGGCGCATCTGATGGCCAACACCGGGCCGGCATTGGTGCTTGGTTTTCTGGTGACCTTGTCCGGTCTGGCCCGATTTGTCTGGGCCACCGCCATCGTCTGGATTATCGGCGGCTTCGGCACCTGGCTGATCGGCAACGTGGGGTCGGTGTGCGGGGAGACCGACCACATCGGTGCGTCCGGCCTCATCTTCGGCTGGCTGATGTTTCTCGTGGTCTTCGGATTCTTTACCCGCAACCCGTGGCAGATCGTGGTCGGGCTTTTGGTGCTGTTCTTCTACGGCGGCATCCTGTGGGGCGCGGTTCCCGTGCTGAACATGTGCGGCGGCGTGTCCTGGCAGGCACACCTGTGCGGAGGCCTCGCCGGCGTGCTGGCGGCCTATCTGCTGTCCGGCCCGGAACGCGCAGCCCGCGCCCGGCGAACAGCCCGCCCGGTTCGCAAATGA
- the murI gene encoding glutamate racemase, protein MTSPLAPIGIFDSGVGGLTVARAIIDQLPDEDIIYVGDTANGPYGPLTIPEIRAHALAIADDLVDRGVKALVIACNSASSACLRDARERYDVPVVEVILPAVRRAVAATRNGRIGVIGTRATITSHSYQDAFAAAPDTEITAVACPRFVDFVERGITSGRQVLGLAEGYLEPLQRAGVDTLVLGCTHYPLLSGIIQLAMGESVTLVSSAEETAKQLVRVLTEQELLRPHDAPPATRVFEATGDPDAFTKLAARFLGPAITSVQPVHHRLPPTNAVG, encoded by the coding sequence ATGACGTCGCCGCTGGCACCGATCGGGATTTTCGACTCCGGTGTGGGAGGACTCACGGTCGCGCGCGCGATCATCGACCAGCTGCCCGACGAGGACATCATCTACGTCGGCGACACCGCCAACGGCCCTTATGGTCCGCTCACCATCCCCGAGATTCGCGCGCACGCGCTGGCCATCGCCGATGACCTGGTCGACCGCGGCGTCAAGGCATTGGTGATCGCCTGCAATTCGGCGTCCTCGGCTTGCCTGCGCGATGCCCGCGAACGCTACGACGTACCGGTCGTCGAGGTGATCTTGCCGGCGGTGCGACGGGCGGTCGCCGCCACCCGCAATGGGCGCATCGGGGTGATCGGCACCCGGGCGACCATCACCTCGCACTCCTACCAGGACGCGTTTGCCGCCGCCCCTGACACCGAGATCACCGCGGTGGCCTGCCCCCGGTTCGTCGACTTCGTCGAGCGCGGAATCACCAGCGGTCGCCAGGTGCTCGGGCTGGCCGAGGGTTACCTTGAGCCGCTCCAGCGGGCCGGGGTCGACACCCTGGTGCTCGGCTGCACGCACTACCCGTTGCTGTCCGGGATCATCCAGCTGGCCATGGGGGAGAGCGTCACACTGGTCTCCAGCGCCGAGGAGACCGCCAAGCAACTGGTCCGGGTGCTGACTGAGCAGGAGCTACTGCGGCCACATGACGCCCCGCCCGCCACACGGGTATTCGAAGCCACCGGCGACCCCGACGCGTTCACCAAGCTGGCGGCGCGGTTTCTGGGCCCGGCGATCACGAGCGTGCAACCAGTGCACCATCGTTTGCCGCCCACTAACGCGGTGGGGTGA
- a CDS encoding cyclic nucleotide-degrading phosphodiesterase produces the protein MTVRMTVLGCSGSVVGPDSPASGYLLRAPDTPPLVIDFGGGVLGALQHQTDPASVHVLLSHLHADHCLDLPGLFVWRRYHPTPPEGRALMYGPSDTWARLGAASSPYGGEIDDFSDVFEIRHWVDGEPVTLGALTVLPRVVAHPTESYGLRITDPGGATFVYSGDTGCCDSLVELARDADVFLCEASWTHSPKRPCNLHMSGTEAGRVATEAGVRELLLTHIPPWTSREDVISEAKAEFHGPVHAVVCGETFEIKRF, from the coding sequence GTGACCGTGCGAATGACGGTGCTCGGCTGCTCTGGCAGCGTGGTGGGTCCAGATTCGCCGGCATCGGGGTATTTGTTACGCGCGCCAGATACTCCACCGCTGGTTATCGACTTCGGCGGGGGAGTGTTGGGTGCGCTGCAACATCAAACCGATCCCGCTTCGGTGCATGTTCTGCTCTCGCACCTGCACGCCGACCACTGCCTGGATTTGCCCGGCCTGTTCGTGTGGCGTCGCTACCACCCGACCCCCCCGGAGGGTAGGGCGTTGATGTACGGGCCCAGCGACACCTGGGCGCGGCTGGGCGCGGCGTCCTCGCCGTACGGAGGCGAGATCGACGATTTCTCCGACGTCTTCGAGATCCGCCACTGGGTCGACGGTGAGCCGGTGACCTTGGGGGCGTTGACTGTGCTGCCGCGAGTGGTGGCGCACCCGACCGAGTCGTACGGCTTGCGGATCACCGATCCGGGCGGTGCGACGTTCGTCTACAGCGGAGACACCGGCTGCTGCGATTCCCTTGTCGAGCTGGCGCGCGATGCCGATGTCTTTTTGTGCGAGGCGTCGTGGACGCATTCGCCGAAGCGACCGTGCAACCTGCACATGTCGGGCACCGAAGCCGGACGGGTGGCGACCGAAGCCGGCGTGCGGGAGCTGTTGCTCACCCACATTCCGCCGTGGACGTCTCGCGAGGACGTGATCAGCGAGGCCAAGGCCGAGTTCCATGGTCCCGTACATGCGGTGGTGTGCGGTGAGACGTTTGAGATCAAGCGCTTCTAA
- the rph gene encoding ribonuclease PH: protein MSTREDGRLDHELRPVVITRGFTSNPAGSVLVEFGRTKVMCAASVVEGVPRWRKESGLGWLTAEYAMLPAATHTRGDRESVKGRLSGRTQEISRLIGRSLRACIDLAALGENTIAIDCDVLQADGGTRTAAVTGAYVALADAVTYLSAAGALSDPRPLSCAIAAVSVGVVDGRIRVDLDYAEDARAEVDMNVVATDTGTLVEVQGTGEGATFPRTTLDKLLDAALAACDKLFAAQREALALPYPGVLPEGPAAQKAFGT, encoded by the coding sequence GTGTCTACACGAGAAGACGGCCGCCTCGACCACGAGCTGCGCCCGGTGGTCATCACCCGCGGGTTCACGTCTAACCCAGCTGGATCGGTGCTGGTCGAATTCGGTCGCACCAAGGTCATGTGCGCGGCGAGCGTGGTCGAAGGCGTGCCGCGGTGGCGAAAAGAATCCGGATTAGGTTGGCTCACAGCCGAATACGCGATGTTGCCGGCGGCCACCCATACTCGCGGTGACCGGGAATCGGTGAAGGGCCGGCTAAGCGGGCGCACCCAGGAAATCAGCCGGTTGATCGGCCGCTCCCTGCGAGCATGCATCGACCTCGCGGCGTTGGGGGAGAACACCATCGCGATCGACTGCGATGTGCTGCAGGCCGATGGCGGTACCCGCACCGCGGCTGTCACCGGCGCCTATGTGGCGCTGGCCGACGCGGTGACCTACTTGTCGGCGGCGGGGGCGCTCTCTGATCCGCGGCCGCTGTCATGCGCGATCGCCGCGGTTAGCGTCGGAGTGGTCGACGGCCGTATCCGGGTGGACTTGGACTACGCGGAAGACGCGCGCGCGGAGGTCGACATGAACGTGGTCGCCACCGATACCGGGACCCTGGTCGAGGTGCAGGGCACGGGCGAGGGCGCGACGTTTCCGCGCACCACGCTGGACAAGCTGCTCGACGCCGCGCTGGCCGCCTGCGACAAGCTGTTCGCCGCGCAACGGGAAGCGTTGGCGCTGCCGTATCCGGGTGTGCTGCCCGAGGGTCCCGCTGCCCAGAAGGCGTTCGGCACCTGA
- the rdgB gene encoding RdgB/HAM1 family non-canonical purine NTP pyrophosphatase, whose translation MTALLVASRNRKKLAELRRVLDGAGVATLKLVSLDDVPAFDEVPETGVTFEDNALAKARGGFAATGLACVADDSGLEVDALNGMPGVLSARWAGVHGDDAANTALLLAQLRDVPDERRGARFVSACALVSGSGEVVVRGEWPGVIAREPRGGGGFGYDPVFVPEGETRTAAQLSPAEKDALSHRGRALSLNPWMGDFVLPSTRLFWDAAECGAVGRG comes from the coding sequence CTGACCGCCCTGCTGGTCGCCAGCCGCAACCGTAAGAAGCTGGCCGAATTGCGGCGGGTGCTGGACGGGGCTGGCGTTGCCACCCTCAAGTTGGTATCGCTCGACGACGTGCCGGCTTTCGACGAGGTCCCCGAAACCGGCGTCACCTTCGAGGACAACGCGCTGGCCAAGGCACGTGGCGGGTTTGCTGCCACTGGATTGGCTTGTGTCGCAGACGATTCCGGCTTGGAAGTCGACGCGTTGAACGGCATGCCCGGGGTGTTGTCGGCGCGGTGGGCCGGCGTGCACGGCGACGACGCCGCCAACACCGCATTGTTGTTGGCGCAACTGCGCGACGTGCCCGACGAGCGGCGTGGCGCGAGATTCGTGTCAGCGTGCGCGTTGGTGTCAGGCTCAGGTGAGGTCGTTGTGCGCGGTGAGTGGCCGGGTGTGATCGCGCGCGAGCCGCGCGGTGGCGGCGGCTTCGGTTACGACCCGGTGTTCGTCCCGGAGGGCGAGACACGCACCGCGGCTCAGCTCAGCCCGGCCGAGAAGGATGCGCTCTCACATCGGGGCCGCGCGCTAAGCCTGAATCCGTGGATGGGTGATTTCGTGTTGCCGTCGACGCGGTTGTTTTGGGATGCGGCCGAGTGTGGCGCGGTGGGGCGTGGGTGA
- a CDS encoding DUF3817 domain-containing protein, with protein sequence MTTPDSSEARPASSAVPVEKIRTALLGYRVMAWTTGIWLIALCYEIVSHLVFRHEIRWIEVVHGWVYFTYVLAAFNLAVKVRWPIAKTIGVLLSGTIPLLGIIVEHFQTRSVRAQFAL encoded by the coding sequence ATGACCACGCCCGACAGCTCTGAGGCGCGGCCCGCCTCGTCGGCCGTGCCCGTCGAAAAGATCCGCACGGCGCTGCTGGGCTACCGCGTGATGGCGTGGACGACCGGTATCTGGCTGATCGCGCTGTGCTACGAGATCGTCTCGCACCTGGTTTTCCGTCACGAAATCCGGTGGATCGAAGTGGTGCACGGCTGGGTGTATTTCACCTACGTGCTGGCCGCATTCAATCTGGCGGTCAAGGTCCGCTGGCCGATCGCGAAGACAATCGGTGTGCTGCTATCCGGCACTATCCCGCTGTTGGGCATCATCGTGGAGCATTTTCAAACCAGAAGCGTCAGGGCGCAGTTCGCTCTGTAA